Proteins encoded by one window of Lycium barbarum isolate Lr01 chromosome 11, ASM1917538v2, whole genome shotgun sequence:
- the LOC132619884 gene encoding uncharacterized protein LOC132619884, translating to MDPLGYNFRQPMLIRKLAKWQMLLSEFEIVYIAQKAVKGQALADLLAGSPVDDHRRRGSGTVEAMPHKLVTKKVVSDFVRSNIICRFSIPESIIIDNGANLNIHLMKDIYEKLEITHRNSTTYRPQMNGAVEAANKNINRILRKMTDNYKGWNGQLSYALLGYCATARTSTGATPYLIVYGTKAVIPVEVEIPSLRIMPEAELDNAEWVRARYEKVALIDEKRMVFVWHG from the exons ATGGATCCATTAGGATATAACTTCCGTCAGCCCATGCTTATcaggaagttggccaaatggcaaatgctGTTGAGCGAGTTCGAGATTGTATACATAGCACAAAAGGCAGTTAAAGGACAAGCCTTGGCTGACCTGCTAGCTGGAAGCCCAGTGGATGACCATAGAAGAAGAGGCAGCGGAACC GTGGAAGCAATGCCACACAAGTTAGTGACAAAGAAAGTAGTGTCCGACTTTGTGCGAAGCAATATCATATGTCGATTTAGTATAcctgagtccatcattattgacaaTGGAGCAAATCTGAACATCCACTTGATGAAGGATATCTATGAGAAACTCGAGATCACCCATCGAAATTCGACAACTTAccggccacagatgaatggagccgtagaagcagccaacaagaatatcaacAGGATATTGAGAAAAATGACAGACAACTACAAAGGATGGAACGGGCAGTTATCATATGCCTTACTGGGATACTGTGCCACAGCTAGAACTTCAACAGGGGCAacaccttatttaattgtctaCGGTACTAAAGCAGTCATACCTGTTGAAGTCGAGATACCTTCTTTAAGGATTATGCCAGAAGCAGAATTGGACAATGCCGAATGGGTCCGAGCTCGATATGAGAAAGTGGCCTTAATCGACGAGAAGAGGATGGTTTTTGTATGGCACGGTTAA